A genomic stretch from Phaeodactylum tricornutum CCAP 1055/1 chromosome 22, whole genome shotgun sequence includes:
- a CDS encoding predicted protein has protein sequence MNDSYNRSSEHRTLVGVDSSSAVPHGDGITLSAKPHAFAGAILSPKHARELTPSLCLAIASALAEQSHRKALLPYTLWISEAWRVLGWAEPSAALFWEMATMYHALYLATRAHAADYPGTATHIPPILSCGSNSSLGSGTTNPTERQLVTALEKKKISTTASAKELPAWLVGTFLLLHCEEFAYQRNLSGLDDRRFYGATTGQSDARTEPLRNTANVDFATLFKHPSLSPRTRLHAGWNNDNSHCTAYLLRHLRKILLLAAIPHNQDAVNACMHLAALPSPPPTLSAERLRHSSTNARPKYSPDELRRQHDEEHGQVGSNVKLTLDDLERLHLLLQLPHGGAFEDSPIQIGEFLWTSLKMASPPPMATIPLGDVEEEIRQHLEMELFMAGRGDGNKHGVSADEEETAHSALAKLSLSGTKGGGSGDTSDRATQPDNVYQKELSYVHLRGKTIVLKPNPPEPVSGASVTSHEPHATSNFASPSRLHDLVISECSDAHFYLLQPFEHATIAACTGCTIVVGAVAGLLHIVDCEKTSITSAARRLLVSNSSDVQMCVFTPSPPLLVGDNRSCQFAPYNTYYDGFREDLLATGLAAAVVPEHQSPYHGSGGRNYTDTDGSWPPLQCASNKWKHPVELARLEMPQIPPTPPGPSNTSIGGVASAGADDKAMGKSGTGNDTSVHAPVLVPASEFHILFVPIESDASKQRRLEADENDHSSEPGRLESQYCRLLSELLQTSPFRLPMEYERRVLMKVDRMKTIQQSVQKNLTTEQQAKFEEELNRGFRDWLVTSGNLRQVLDLVHLERRGGV, from the exons ATGAACGATTCGTACAATCGTTCTTCCGAACACCGTACCCTCGTGGGTGTCGACTCCTCGTCTGCCGTGCCACACGGCGACGGGATTACCTTATCGGCCAAACCTCATGCATTCGCGGGTGCCATCCTGTCGCCGAAGCACGCCCGCGAGCTCACGCCCTCCCTTTGTCTCGCGATCGCCTCCGCCCTCGCCGAACAATCCCACCGCAAGGCCCTGTTGCCCTACACGCTCTGGATCTCCGAAGCCTGGCGAGTGCTGGGTTGGGCCGAGCCGTCGGCGGCTCTCTTTTGGGAAATGGCAACCATGTACCACGCCTTGTATTTGGCCACCCGCGCGCACGCGGCGGATTATCCCGGCACGGCCACCCATATTCCGCCCATTCTGTCCTGCGGCAGCAACAGTAGTTTGGGCAGCGGGACCACGAATCCTACGGAACGACAGCTCGTGACGGCtctggaaaagaaaaaaatatcCACCACTGCGTCCGCCAAGGAACTACCCGCGTGGCTCGTGGGCACCTTTTTGCTGCTGCATTGTGAGGAATTCGCCTACCAACGGAATCTTTCTGGACTGGACGATCGACGGTTCTACGGAGCGACCACCGGCCAATCCGACGCCAGAACGGAACCATTGCGGAACACTGCCAACGTGGACTTTGCCACTTTGTTCAAGCACCCGTCGCTTTCGCCGAG AACTCGATTACACGCCGGATGGAACAACGATAATTCACACTGCACGGCTTATTTGCTGCGACACTTGCGCAAGATTTTGTTACTAGCCGCCATTCCACATAACCAAGACGCGGTCAACGCGTGCATGCACTTGGCGGCCTTGCCGTCACCTCCACCAACTCTGTCCGCGGAACGACTCCGCCACAGCTCCACGAACGCTCGCCCCAAATACTCACCGGATGAACTTCGCCGACAGCACGACGAAGAACACGGTCAAGTCGGCTCGAACGTCAAACTGACCCTGGATGATTTGGAGCGCTTGCATTTATTGCTACAGCTACCACACGGCGGAGCTTTCGAAGATTCTCCTATTCAGATCGGAGAATTCCTCTGGACGAGTCTCAAGATGGCGTCTCCACCGCCAATGGCTACCATTCCTTTGGGGGATGTAGAGGAAGAAATTCGACAGCATTTAGAAATGGAACTTTTCATGGCCGGACGAGGTGACGGCAACAAACATGGCGTCTCGGcggacgaagaggaaaccGCCCACAGTGCACTCGCGAAGCTTAGCTTGTCCGGAACAAAAGGTGGCGGTTCAGGCGATACGAGCGATCGCGCGACACAACCCGATAACGTTTACCAAAAAGAACTGAGCTACGTCCATCTACGCGGAAAGACGATTGTGCTAAAACCCAATCCACCGGAACCGGTATCGGGCGCATCGGTGACTTCGCACGAACCCCACGCCACAAGTAATTTTGCGTCACCGTCTCGTCTTCACGATTTGGTAATCTCCGAATGCTCGGATGCGCATTTTTATCTGCTGCAACCGTTTGAACACGCGACCATTGCCGCGTGTACCGGATGTacgatcgtcgtcggtgcCGTTGCAGGATTGTTACACATAGTCGACTGCGAAAAGACCAGCATCACTTCCGCTGCTCGACGCCTTTTGGTCAGCAATTCAAGCGACGTTCAAATGTGCGTGTTCACTCCGAGTCCACCTTTGTTGGTGGGAGACAACCGCAGCTGTCAGTTTGCCCCTTACAACACCTACTACGATGGATTTCGCGAGGACCTGCTGGCTACAGGACTGGCGGCGGCAGTGGTCCCCGAACACCAATCTCCCTACCACGGTAGTGGTGGACGGAATTATACGGATACAGACGGTTCCTGGCCACCATTGCAATGCGCTAGCAATAAATGGAAGCATCCGGTTGAATTGGCTCGATTGGAAATGCCGCAAATACCGCCCACCCCGCCTGGGCCCAGCAATACTAGCATCGGTGGTGTCGCGTCCGCTGGGGCCGACGACAAAGCCATGGGCAAGTCCGGAACCGGTAACGACACGTCTGTCCATGCCCCTGTCCTCGTCCCGGCGTCTGAGTTCCACATTCTTTTTGTGCCCATCGAAAGTGATGCTTCCAAACAACGACGCTTGGAAGCGGATGAAAACGATCATTCATCCGAGCCCGGCCGACTAGAGAGCCAGTATTGCCGTCTACTGAGCGAGCTCTTGCAGACATCTCCCTTTCGGTTGCCTATGGAATACGAACGTCGAGTGCTAATGAAGGTTGACCGTATGAAGACTATACAGCAATCCGTCCAAAAGAATCTGACGACGGAGCAGCAAGCAAAATTTGAGGAGGAGTTGAATCGAGGGTTTCGCGATTGGCTTGTAACCAGCGGAAATCTCCGCCAAGTGCTCGACCTTGTACATCTCGAACGGAGAGGCGGGGTGTAG
- a CDS encoding predicted protein, giving the protein MSSSDEAEFRDDVLVSSEHAKGSLHDDDDDDMPLANLLNSRKRSSTRTVSYADDDEDDDSEDDVPLASLAKRKPTVTSKHTNGSVPKSKVATPKKKKVASATTSSVKKKKLNKSTSTVSNSSNADKTYESASAALYGTQCDKGLLIQRLLCRWWYAMTWPDPATLPVRPPKRFDALDGFTGVYVCTEGDKVGQIRDLRDKTTCPSFQIFVRKDAEELRQLLLKALEEQRAQLVAKEGSGTPTEKEIDQLVKWAKKVNTTKADKDAVKVLKASGLSIP; this is encoded by the coding sequence ATGAGTAGCAGTGACGAAGCCGAGTTTCGAGACGATGTGCTTGTATCGAGTGAACATGCGAAGGGAAGCctgcacgacgacgatgacgacgacatgcCACTCGCCAATCTCCTAAACAGTCGCAAACGCAGTTCCACTCGTACAGTCTCCTAcgccgacgatgacgaagacgacgacagtgaagACGATGTCCCGCTGGCGTCGCTCGCCAAAAGAAAGCCAACGGTGACCTCCAAGCACACCAACGGATCCGTTCCCAAGTCCAAGGTCGCCActccgaagaagaaaaaggtcgCTTCAGCAACCACGTCATCCGtaaagaaaaagaaactgaACAAAAGTACGAGTACCGTTTCGAACAGTAGCAATGCCGATAAAACCTACGAATCGGCCTCCGCCGCACTCTACGGGACACAGTGTGACAAGGGATTACTCATACAACGATTGTTGTGCCGCTGGTGGTACGCCATGACGTGGCCCGATCCGGCAACCTTGCCCGTCCGCCCACCGAAACGATTCGACGCACTCGACGGGTTTACGGGAGTCTACGTCTGTACTGAAGGTGACAAGGTCGGGCAAATCCGAGACCTACGTGACAAGACAACCTGTCCCAgttttcaaatttttgtGCGCAAAGACGCGGAAGAGTTACGACAATTGTTGCTCAAGGCACTCGAGGAACAAAGGGCACAGCTAGTGGCGAAAGAGGGTTCGGGAACACCcacggaaaaagaaatcgaccAACTCGTCAAGTGGGCCAAAAAGGTTAACACAACCAAGGCGGATAAGGATGCTGTTAAGGTCCTAAAAGCCTCGGGATTGTCGATTCCGTAA
- a CDS encoding predicted protein produces the protein MISWKSRLYAFLLKRVLGPLLDTLSLDKLHQSIEVSLQDGRLVLKDVAFNLDYIEKILVDKVNCTLRIREARIARLQIALSLEEHIQPDESYSDHHQTQPSTFVWRIMELTSSTSPKVSLVANLELDGVVIELEPQPAAPFSARPPLKTPIAYELPEDDAVRLSSTASSQISTKSTLSVYMESVYSSLRLSVRLNDLEISLCSGMESGREIWLSLHCQSVSYYDAAASNSGDASDYTMILHKVLEFSVVSLTVGETPCQPSSAENSNHQAERAMSATKVALLDGSSQVRLRVMEYQVADANLNTEIQKNLQQDIQIMLKQRLNLLANKVCLVHLSTLVDVLRSNSNKTSSISRESTATETRSIASDSEADLQTLDGIMKQYKEARYLADRREIRGGMLLPDKEGNDITFDAFFDANDKSFYRYSTVLQQSTIYDGKVPENGNNCVHTKIHVNLDEAGLKISFGTLSSSHVVSRPAFFEEYILATFADINVTASMSALTSDIGVSLTHIEVDDSQAGFDPLSQSSRVEIGSVLRCSSADFQDTDQTDILLGAPCISLSMKIDRSSTLLEVAVEPLEITYRHSTVAHLVTLLHSFSSEDEFSQQQNEQKNHIDAVPKSESDRRFGLEVSCPAITLIVPILQRVNLDALFVRCGQKCTNNKDGKPSLRVLLDNVSIEARSNLFGDATPDLSLLCHHAIFFALSTVNANSFDDEVRRLDLVALAGRTEVLPCIPISIRIYLKVTSSVSENEPSLAESLFPQTPSLSSFKARQEDEDEEQHITQLLSSNLKGVNFLNRKDLRGRDPQIEMIENAVESSRILEVSLPQIIGDLTSSELYFVVKMLEFIRPARKVDTVDTLLKQSESNGVIDTSNLANDIATLALSIGSSSLAIHNFVSTDSTASFTFSLRLSQTQVHMLLQDRQFQQARFLIHDLSFCEIPSKVPSLQKYTYTTDERLMALRVRSSCAPQSFATPILHRSELFVPISRSSPVMLLDWMNLKGARGSGGLPYRSLHLTFYDMTCRYEYNTMWVQRLCSLLGQTQGRKEGNQVAGGESESNASGGEFPEKQRLIRLFISLADCNIDYSSPVQFETPSRLICRLGDVRISSNVLLPAAPVQAVNLSVGDVSLYLCNRRFPYDFENSRIVGAEDLMKNPQTVSAKDKRDFIPSSSESVLQAMNCRTLVILDTFDAVLRLAHHRSLTSSEPSVQVSFTVGELGVFACKDSFKHLLATIGEPFRELTALNDRALQDLKAKVDPFVTKTLVDEASNKEMSYESLHRHTEALASLKLRSALQPITGTAAVLDRQDDFLLDGYDWTAIGPDEPGSVGVIPPGDEQSARWLGKSREISQSSDDQNDDDPPLSGSPSSPLGIGKELSQGLTIITHHFPLQPLSDPLSAGDMGIQKYAGADAFPLIETRLVLHDMRVKVRLFDGFDWPELIDREKLPFCKSGDFVIDEQTPSTNSKKAKTKATAAFVSTSRSNQHEHEKNRKAKLLGDLLDGNAIDAGTFKNVPLPEERGLALKEQSELRSLSRRTGKYIQFSASGIRLRLDLLEKSSNHRLVSCMNIRAHDFFLAETVSGSNPKKMAGEWLNEADHPRDTQEGLFMMKMVTWHPERRVTSDGAIASDICEAAVTILPLRCNLDQRAIRFARQFFRTELSVDDEIHRDLPSGLHQVPPPLFRLFRVRPFKVKVDYTPQKVDRKALKDGAFVELVNLSPIDALILTLKKVEIEGKTGFGEVLPILIQSWIQEICSTQLLKFVTNMRPLEPITQVGETAVDMIVLPWEAFRNGDSVQKAIRSGTTSFASTLVYEAFTATSRVAGYVADQVGRLGREEFDRSNQPSRPLEAPRRATDAAPHALQSVTRGLQEANYKIVIIPYREYQRTGARGAIRSVVKGIPVAIGAPTSAAAEAISYALLGARNQIRPDIRKEEESSQRGTEVEDAERVYESACPFHLQSENGDSSDGVDEAANPAL, from the exons ATGATTTCGTGGAAGTCGCGCCTGTACGCCTTTTTGCTCAAACGTGTTTTGGGACCTCTTCTGGATACACTTTCTCTGGATAAATTACATCAGTCAATCGAAGTGTCCCTCCAAGACGGAAGGCTTGTGTTGAAAGATGTAGCCTTCAATTTGGATTACATTGAAAAGATTCTTGTGGATAAGGTAAACTGCACTCTTCGAATCAGAGAAGCTCGTATCGCTCGCTTGCAAATCGCGCTATCACTGGAAGAGCACATACAACCAGATGAAAGCTACTCGGACCATCACCAAACGCAACCAAGCACGTTTGTCTGGAGAATCATGGAGTTGACCTCATCAACTTCACCAAAAGTATCCCTGGTAGCTAATTTGGAGCTGGATGGGGTTGTAATAGAGCTAGAGCCGCAACCGGCGGCCCCTTTTTCAGCAAGACCTCCCCTGAAGACGCCAATTGCGTATGAACTTCCTGAGGATGACGCCGTACGTTTGAGCTCGACAGCAAGTTCCCAAATCTCCACCAAGAGTACACTTTCTGTATACATGGAATCGGTGTATTCCTCGTTGCGTTTGAGTGTTCGGCTGAACGACTTAGAAATAAGTTTGTGTAGTGGAATGGAGTCGGGTCGGGAAATTTGGCTGAGCTTGCATTGCCAGTCTGTATCGTATTATGACGCAGCGGCCTCGAACAGTGGTGATGCGTCAGACTACACAATGATACTTCACAAAGTGTTAGAGTTCAGTGTTGTCAGTCTCACCGTCGGTGAAACGCCTTGTCAACCGAGCTCGGCAGAAAATTCAAATCATCAAGCGGAGAGAGCCATGTCAGCAACGAAAGTTGCACTTTTGGACGGCTCAAGTCAAGTTCGACTACGAGTTATGGAGTATCAAGTTGCCGATGCGAATCTCAATACAGAAATACAAAAAAATTTACAACAAGACATTCAAATAATGCTGAAGCAACGACTCAATTTACTGGCAAACAAAGTCTGTCTGGTTCATCTAAGCACTCTGGTTGACGTCCTGCGGAGCAATTCGAACAAGACTTCTTCTATATCTCGTGAGTCTACCGCTACGGAAACTCGCAGTATTGCCAGCGATAGCGAAGCAGACTTGCAGACACTGGACGGTATTATGAAGCAGTATAAGGAAGCGAGGTATTTAGCAGATCGTCGAGAGATACGAGGGGGTATGCTCCTCCCTGACAAGGAGGGAAACGACATTACCTTTGACGCCTTTTTCGACGCGAATGACAAAAGCTTCTATCGATATTCAACTGTCTTGCAGCAATCAACGATTTATGATGGCAAGGTACCTGAAAATGGAAATAATTGTGTACACACAAAGATTCATGTTAACCTGGATGAAGCAGGACTAAAGATCTCCTTCGGAACTCTATCGTCAAGTCACGTGGTGTCTCGACCAGCTTTCTTCGAAGAGTATATCCTTGCTACTTTTGCCGATATCAATGTCACTGCTTCCATGTCTGCATTAACTTCGGACATTGGTGTCAGCTTGACGCACATTGAAGTAGATGATTCACAAGCCGGCTTTGATCCACTATCTCAGAGTTCTCGCGTGGAAATTGGAAGCGTTTTGCGTTGTTCCTCTGCAGATTTTCAGGATACCGATCAGACAGATATACTTCTTGGTGCACCGTGCATTTCACTGAGTATGAAGATTGACCGTTCATCCACACTGCTTGAGGTTGCTGTTGAACCTTTGGAAATCACTTATCGGCACTCAACGGTTGCGCATCTTGTAACTCTACTACATAGCTTTTCCAGTGAAGATGAATTCTCGCAACAGCAAAATGAACAAAAGAACCACATCGATGCAGTGCCGAAGAGCGAAAGCGATCGAAGATTTGGTCTTGAGGTTTCTTGTCCAGCGATAACACTCATCGTTCCAATACTACAGAGAGTGAACTTGGATGCGCTTTTCGTTCGATGTGGGCAAAAATGTACAAACAACAAGGATGGTAAGCCGTCATTAAGGGTATTACTGGACAACGTATCAATCGAAGCCCGATCAAATTTATTTGGAGACGCTACTCCCGACCTTTCTCTTCTCTGTCACCATGCCATATTCTTTGCATTATCGACTGTCAATGCCAACTCATTTGATGACGAAGTGCGACGATTGGATCTTGTTGCGCTCGCAGGGCGCACCGAGGTCCTCCCGTGTATACCGATCTCCATTCGAATTTATCTGAAAGTAACTTCGTCAGTCTCTGAAAACGAGCCTTCTCTGGCTGAATCGTTGTTCCCTCAAACACCTTCTCTTTCTTCGTTCAAAGCCCGACaagaggacgaggacgaagagcAACATATTACACAATTGCTTTCTTCGAACTTGAAAGGTGTTAATTTCTTGAATCGCAAAGATCTACGAGGACGAGATCCTCAAATAGAAATGATCGAAAACGCCGTTGAAAGTAGCAGGATTCTGGAGGTATCTCTGCCCCAAATTATTGGCGACCTTACTAGCAGCGAGCTCTATTTTGTGGTGAAAATGCTGGAGTTTATCCGACCAGCGAGAAAGGTCGATACTGTGGACACTCTATTGAAACAGTCTGAATCAAACGGTGTTATTGATACTTCAAACTTGGCGAATGATATCGCAACTCTGGCTCTATCGATAGGAAGTTCTTCTTTGGCTATCCACAATTTTGTGTCGACGGATTCGACAGCTTCCTTTACGTTCTCTTTGCGTTTGTCTCAGACTCAAGTACATATGCTTCTGCAAGATCGTCAGTTTCAACAAGCTCGCTTTTTAATTCATGACTTATCTTTTTGTGAAA TTCCATCAAAGGTGCCCTCTTTGCAAAAGTATACGTACACAACCGACGAACGATTGATGGCATTACGCGTTCGAAGCAGCTGCGCTCCACAATCTTTCGCGACACCCATTTTACATCGATCTGAACTATTTGTCCCGATATCTCGGTCAAGTCCGGTCAtgcttttggattggatGAATCTAAAGGGCGCCCGTGGTTCAGGTGGACTGCCTTACAGAAGTCTTCATTTGACTTTTTACGATATGACTTGTAGGTACGAATACAACACAATGTGGGTACAACGACTCTGTTCCTTATTGGGACAAacgcaaggaagaaaagaaggcaaCCAAGTTGCCGGAGGTGAAAGCGAATCCAACGCTTCCGGCGGCGAGTTTCCAGAAAAACAAAGGCTTATCCGCCTGTTCATTTCTCTTGCGGACTGCAACATCGATTATAGTTCCCCTGTTCAGTTCGAAACGCCTTCGCGTTTGATATGTCGTCTGGGGGATGTTCGCATTTCCAGCAACGTCCTGCTTCCTGCGGCACCTGTACAAGCTGTTAATCTGTCCGTGGGAGACGTATCGCTCTATCTTTGCAACCGCCGTTTTCCCTATGATTTCGAAAATAGCAGGATTGTTGGGGCAGAAGATCTTATGAAGAACCCACAGACTGTTTCGGCGAAGGATAAGCGGGACTTCATACCGTCATCATCCGAAAGTGTTCTTCAAGCGATGAATTGCAGAACTTTGGTAATTCTCGATACGTTCGATGCAGTATTAAGACTTGCGCATCACCGATCGTTGACATCATCGGAGCCTTCCGTCCAAGTCAGCTTTACTGTTGGTGAGCTCGGAGTTTTTGCGTGTAAGGACTCCTTTAAGCATCTTCTTGCTACTATTGGAGAGCCTTTCCGAGAGCTGACAGCACTAAATGATCGAGCACTGCAAGATTTGAAGGCAAAGGTGGATCCGTTCGTAACAAAGACTCTAGTAGACGAGGCTTCAAACAAAGAGATGTCGTATGAATCTTTACACAGACATACTGAAGCCTTGGCAAGTCTGAAGCTACGTAGCGCTTTGCAGCCCATTACAGGGACTGCTGCCGTCTTGGACCGCCAAGACGACTTTTTACTCGATGGATATGACTGGACAGCCATCGGTCCAGATGAACCGGGCTCTGTTGGCGTTATTCCGCCGGGTGACGAGCAATCAGCGCGTTGGTTAGGGAAGTCAAGAGAAATCTCACAGTCTTCGGACGATCAAAATGATGATGACCCCCCTCTTTCGGGCTCGCCCTCTTCACCTCTTGGCATCGGAAAAGAACTCAGCCAAGGACTGACGATTATCACGCATCACTTCCCTCTCCAACCTCTTTCTGATCCGCTTTCCGCTGGCGACATGGGCATACAGAAATACGCCGGGGCGGATGCCTTTCCATTGATCGAGACCCGGTTGGTCTTGCATGATATGAGAGTCAAAGTCCGTTTATTCGATGGCTTTGATTGGCCTGAACTTATTGACAGGGAGAAGCTCCCATTCTGCAAATCTGGCGATTTTGTGATCGATGAACAGACACCCTccactaacagtaaaaaagcTAAAACAAAAGCTACGGCGGCATTCGTTAGCACCTCAAGATCCAATCAACATGAACATGAAAAAAATCGAAAAGCGAAACTTCTTGGTGATTTACTAGACGGAAATGCGATCGATGCCGGTACCTTTAAAAATGTCCCACTTCCAGAAGAGCGCGGTCTGGCGCTGAAGGAGCAATCCGAGCTGCGTTCTCTTTCGCGAAGGACAGGCAAGTATATTCAGTTCTCGGCCTCGGGCATTCGCTTACGCTTGGATTTGCTCGAGAAGTCAAGCAACCATCGACTAGTATCTTGCATGAATATTCGAGCCCATGACTTTTTCCTTGCCGAAACCGTAAGTGGTAGCAatccgaagaagatggcTGGCGAGTGGCTCAACGAAGCGGACCACCCACGCGATACGCAGGAAGGGCTTTTCATGATGAAG ATGGTCACTTGGCATCCAGAAAGGAGAGTGACGAGCGACGGTGCGATTGCCAGCGACATTTGCGAAGCTGCCGTCACAATTCTCCCCTTACGGTGCAACTTGGACCAACGCGCGATAAGGTTTGCCCGTCAATTCTTTCGGACAGAGTTGAGcgtggacgacgagattCATAGAGACTTGCCATCCGGATTGCATCAGGTTCCACCACCGCTTTTTCGATTGTTTCGAGTAAGGCCATTCAAGGTAAAAGTTGATTACACTCCTCAGAAAGTCGATCGAAAAGCTCTGAAAGACGGAGCGTTCGTCGAACTTGTCAATTTGAGCCCAATCGATGCACTGATATTGACTCTGAAAAAGGTCGAAATAGAAGGAAAGACAGGCTTTGGCGAAGTCCTTCCCATCCTGATCCAAAGCTGGATTCAGGAAATATGTAGTACACAACTCCTCAAGTTTGTCACAAACATGAGACCCTTGGAACCCATTACGCAGGTTGGCGAGACAGCTGTGGATATGATTGTTTTACCTTGGGAAGCCTTTCGGAACGGTGATAGTGTGCAAAAGGCAATCCGATCGGGAACGACAAGCTTTGCTTCGACGCTAGTGTATGAAGCTTTTACAGCAACATCGCGAGTTGCTGGGTACGTAGCGGATCAAGTAGGTCGCCTTGGACGAGAGGAATTTGACCGGTCCAACCAGCCATCTCGTCCTCTTGAAGCACCCCGTCGTGCCACCGATGCGGCGCCACACGCTCTGCAGAGTGTCACTCGTGGGTTACAAGAAGCAAACTACAAGATTGTTATCATTCCGTACCGTGAGTACCAGAGAACCGGAGCCCGTGGTGCGATTAGGAGCGTAGTAAAGGGCATTCCGGTGGCGATTGGTGCCCCCACAAGTGCAGCAGCCGAAGCCATATCCTACGCCTTGCTCGGAGCTCGCAATCAGATTCGGCCTGATATCCGAAAAGAGGAAGAATCGAGCCAACGTG GTACTGAAGTCGAAGATGCGGAGCGTGTATACGAAAGCGCTTGTCCCTTCCACCTACAATCGGAAAATGGTGACTCTAGTGACGGGGTAGACGAGGCAGCAAACCCTGCTCTATAA
- a CDS encoding predicted protein → MRRDAKAVYRRPASKSWHEILVLLTATSTFVCALVNLSHQSSYASQPSHRTSVCQLESGYDFRSLPRVRRGPLVQMPGMYSSRSESTATGLTGPLKSNETENPVLYSETFQILSVDLPEISPYYRHDRRDKLGAPINDTASKDLSRLLEQPKPSRSRDNYDVRVYDHPPIWTRLKEPPRAHLRRQARKWLWKAETLYGPRGHPLVQVGNLMDTDSFVCPLTISQIHSSLMQRELGRMQGQFDQVNAIRLELLVYGVRVHDDFRQWTTDPNHVFLANTASKHSPAFPHAYQCDPSSQSSTSLTIDGSEADRLTQRIEFLVRTRAAALFRGDDKKALFIACKLYMTYGVGVNDTTRTWSIGSRFLKSYENEWKAPTISKISEMKEKVSFTHELFQMRRHFESPNFRRSQNSHFFPNAIVEKRVASMVQERIHNREEGMFLEADAIRRELWSTYNVGVNDRLQQYSLGGVFEI, encoded by the exons ATGCGGCGAGATGCTAAAGCTGTTTATCGCAGACCAGCATCCAAATCTTGGCATGAAATCCTTGTGCTCCTGACAGCGACGAGTACATTTGTTTGTGCCTTAGTCAATCTAAGCCACCAGTCCTCATATGCTTCTCAACCCTCACATCGTACCAGTGTTTGTCAATTGGAATCTGGATACGATTTCCGCAGCTTACCACGCGTGAGGCGAGGACCACTAGTGCAAATGCCTGGAATGTACAGCTCAAGGAGTGAAAGTACCGCAACTGGACTTACGGGACCGTTGAAATCCAACGAAACCGAAAATCCTGTCCTCTACAGCGAGACatttcaaatcctttcggTGGATCTGCCCGAGATAAGCCCATACTATCGCCACGACCGACGAGATAAACTAGGGGCACCAATCAATGATACCGCTTCCAAAGATCTGAGTCGTCTGCTCGAACAAC CTAAACCAAGTCGAAGCCGGGACAACTACGACGTGCGAGTATACGATCATCCCCCAATCTGGACAAGGCTAAAGGAACCTCCTAGAGCCCATTTACGGAGACAGGCGCGCAAATGGCTCTGGAAGGCCGAAACCTTGTACGGACCCCGGGGGCATCCCTTGGTTCAGGTAGGTAATTTGATGGATACAGACTCGTTCGTATGCCCTTTGACGATTTCGCAAATACATTCGTCATTGATGCAACGGGAGCTTGGGCGAATGCAGGGGCAATTCGATCAAGTGAATGCAATTCGGTTGGAGTTATTAGTCTACGGTGTTCGTGTTCACGACGACTTTCGCCAGTGGACGACTGACCCAAATCACGTCTTTCTTGCGAATACTGCTTCGAAACATTCCCCTGCATTTCCACATGCATATCAATGCGATCCGTCTTCGCAATCGTCGACATCTCTAACTATAGATGGGAGCGAAGCAGACCGTCTGACGCAACGAATCGAGTTCCTGGTACGCACGAGGGCCGCGGCACTCTTCCGTGGCGACGACAAAAAAGCTCTGTTCATAGCTTGCAAGCTCTACATGACTTACGGAGTTGGAGTCAACGATACAACGAGGACATGGTCAATTGGGTCTCGGTTCCTGAAAAGTTACGAAAATGAATGGAAGGCTCCGACCATTTCAAAAATCTCTGAAATGAAGGAAAAAGTGTCGTTTACGCATGAGCTCTTTCAAATGCGTCGCCATTTTGAGAGCCCAAACTTCAGACGAAGCCAAAATTCGCATTTTTTTCCAAATGCGATTGTAGAAAAGCGAGTGGCTTCGATGGTACAGGAGCGTATTCACAACCGAGAAGAGGGTATGTTTTTGGAAGCTGATGCCATCCGTCGGGAACTTTGGTCCACTTAC AATGTTGGAGTCAATGATCGGCTACAGCAGTACAGCCTGGGAGGAGTATTTGAAATTTAA